One genomic segment of Chitinophaga sancti includes these proteins:
- a CDS encoding C1 family peptidase: protein MKKISQGILMMLLATGAVAQDLNKTLQDFTVIKNNAATPVKNQGETGTCWCFSSTSVVESECLRKGLPALDLSEMYIVRNIYMEKAKNYIHRQGFTRFDEGGLAHDFLHAAAIYGLVPENVYSGLTNGRTSHDHAPMVEEMKNYLDSLLKVKRPLPDNWTARVSSILDKYLGAAPASFTYNGKNYTPLTFAKEVVKFSQDDYVNLTSFTDHPYYAPFIVQVPDNYSNGAYYNLPLEELVNVAKATVNKGYTVLWDTDMSNRGWKLDKGYGLYPTEDSLLKKVPFNPDLSEKAYNADDRQRLYEELVTEDDHLMQITGLGKSAGGKEFFIVKNSWGAKAGPFEGYMHVSIPYFAMNTITMVVPKAVLDKAMLGKLALK, encoded by the coding sequence ATGAAGAAGATTTCCCAAGGGATACTGATGATGCTATTGGCTACGGGTGCTGTAGCGCAGGACTTAAATAAAACGCTTCAGGACTTTACTGTCATTAAAAATAATGCCGCCACACCGGTAAAGAATCAGGGTGAAACTGGTACCTGCTGGTGCTTTTCCTCTACATCGGTAGTGGAATCTGAGTGCCTGAGAAAAGGACTGCCTGCGCTGGATCTTTCTGAGATGTACATTGTACGTAATATCTACATGGAGAAGGCGAAGAACTACATTCACAGGCAAGGATTTACCCGCTTTGACGAAGGCGGCCTGGCACACGATTTTCTGCATGCAGCAGCGATCTATGGCCTGGTGCCGGAGAATGTGTACAGCGGTCTGACCAATGGACGTACCAGCCATGATCATGCACCAATGGTAGAGGAAATGAAAAACTACCTTGACAGTTTGCTGAAAGTAAAAAGACCTTTGCCAGACAACTGGACAGCACGTGTGAGCAGTATTTTGGACAAGTATTTAGGTGCAGCTCCTGCGTCATTCACTTACAATGGCAAGAACTATACACCACTGACTTTTGCAAAGGAGGTAGTAAAGTTTTCACAAGATGATTATGTGAACCTCACTTCATTTACAGATCATCCTTACTATGCACCTTTTATTGTGCAGGTGCCCGATAACTATTCTAATGGTGCCTACTATAACCTGCCGCTGGAAGAGCTGGTGAATGTGGCAAAAGCAACAGTGAACAAAGGCTACACAGTATTGTGGGATACAGATATGAGTAACAGGGGATGGAAGCTGGACAAAGGATATGGATTGTATCCAACTGAAGATTCCCTGCTGAAGAAAGTACCTTTTAATCCTGATCTGAGTGAGAAGGCATATAATGCAGATGACAGACAACGACTATATGAAGAGCTGGTGACAGAAGATGATCACCTGATGCAGATTACTGGCTTGGGTAAGTCAGCCGGTGGTAAGGAGTTTTTCATTGTGAAGAATTCATGGGGAGCGAAGGCTGGACCTTTTGAAGGATATATGCATGTGTCTATTCCTTATTTTGCGATGAATACGATTACGATGGTGGTGCCGAAAGCTGTATTGGATAAGGCGATGTTGGGCAAACTGGCGTTGAAGTAA
- a CDS encoding acylphosphatase, whose protein sequence is MQKIHKVIIVKGKVQGVFFRTNTKRAADGLDIKGQVKNLPDGSVWIAAEGDEAPMEAFIAWCRQGPPLAKVTGVTIEPGEVQNFRNFEVSHH, encoded by the coding sequence ATGCAAAAGATACACAAAGTCATTATTGTAAAAGGCAAGGTGCAGGGTGTCTTCTTCAGAACTAATACCAAGCGGGCCGCCGATGGGCTTGATATCAAAGGCCAGGTCAAAAACCTGCCCGATGGTAGTGTCTGGATTGCCGCAGAGGGAGATGAGGCGCCAATGGAAGCTTTTATCGCCTGGTGCCGTCAGGGCCCGCCGCTAGCCAAAGTAACAGGGGTTACTATCGAACCTGGGGAAGTACAAAACTTCAGGAACTTCGAAGTCTCGCATCATTAA
- a CDS encoding 2'-5' RNA ligase family protein: MITNNNVIPEQELLYDYLLVVNPGTHINNDVMALKRMIAQELGIADTQFSQANISLFRSVFPVRFEDDFVNLLDNIAGRQSGFTLYTSRFDHFEQQQDKRTIFINVANPKPIVELHKRILQEFDIKSSPYKPHITIARGMNTREFDQVYDQFYNQVFVRSFQCKSFTLLRKPAAGGQYETVKEFFFGDEAVRGNEHTLFNYAA; this comes from the coding sequence ATGATTACAAATAATAACGTTATTCCTGAACAGGAATTATTGTATGACTACTTATTAGTAGTTAATCCCGGTACTCATATCAACAATGATGTAATGGCTTTAAAGCGGATGATCGCGCAGGAACTGGGTATCGCCGATACCCAATTCTCACAGGCTAACATCAGTCTATTCCGCTCTGTATTTCCAGTGCGTTTTGAGGATGATTTTGTCAACCTGTTAGATAATATAGCCGGCAGACAATCAGGGTTTACATTATATACTTCCCGTTTTGATCATTTCGAGCAGCAGCAGGATAAGCGCACAATCTTTATCAATGTGGCGAATCCAAAGCCGATTGTAGAATTGCATAAAAGGATCCTACAGGAATTTGATATCAAATCCAGTCCATACAAACCGCATATTACGATAGCGAGAGGGATGAATACCCGTGAGTTTGATCAGGTATATGATCAATTTTACAATCAGGTATTTGTGCGGAGTTTTCAGTGTAAGAGTTTTACGCTATTGAGGAAACCAGCGGCTGGTGGGCAGTATGAGACGGTGAAGGAGTTCTTCTTTGGAGATGAGGCGGTGAGAGGGAATGAACATACATTGTTTAATTATGCGGCGTAA
- the tpiA gene encoding triose-phosphate isomerase gives MRKKIVAGNWKMNLTLAQGEQLINDVLAAGLHLKEGQEVVFATPFPYLVKAKALLKNNPGFFLASQNSASEKSGAYTGEVSAEMLQSVGVDYVILGHSERREYFQETNAVLAKKIDLALANGLKPLFCCGEPLEVRKAETQNEYVAKQLEESLYHLTVEQLKNVVIAYEPIWAIGTGLTASAAQAQDMHAFIRAQIAAKYGREAALNISILYGGSAKPSNAVELFSCPDVDGGLIGGASLVAADFVAIVKALA, from the coding sequence ATGAGAAAAAAAATCGTTGCAGGAAACTGGAAAATGAACCTGACCCTGGCGCAGGGTGAGCAACTGATCAATGACGTACTGGCGGCTGGTCTGCATCTGAAAGAAGGACAGGAAGTTGTATTTGCTACACCTTTCCCTTACCTGGTGAAAGCGAAAGCATTACTGAAGAATAATCCTGGTTTCTTCCTGGCATCACAGAACAGTGCGTCAGAGAAATCTGGTGCTTACACTGGTGAGGTATCAGCTGAAATGCTGCAGTCTGTAGGCGTAGACTACGTGATCCTGGGTCACTCTGAAAGAAGAGAATATTTCCAGGAAACTAACGCAGTACTGGCTAAAAAGATTGACCTGGCACTGGCAAACGGTTTGAAACCTCTTTTCTGTTGCGGTGAGCCACTGGAAGTGAGAAAAGCTGAAACCCAGAACGAATATGTTGCAAAACAACTGGAAGAAAGCCTGTATCACCTGACAGTTGAGCAGCTGAAGAATGTAGTGATCGCTTATGAGCCAATCTGGGCGATTGGTACTGGCCTGACTGCAAGTGCAGCACAGGCACAGGACATGCACGCATTTATCAGAGCGCAGATCGCTGCTAAATATGGTCGTGAAGCTGCCCTGAATATCTCTATCCTGTATGGTGGTAGTGCGAAGCCTTCAAACGCTGTTGAGCTGTTCTCCTGCCCTGATGTGGATGGTGGTCTGATTGGTGGAGCATCTCTGGTAGCTGCTGATTTCGTAGCAATCGTGAAAGCACTGGCATAA